The Litchfieldia alkalitelluris genome has a window encoding:
- a CDS encoding sigma-54 interaction domain-containing protein, whose translation MLIQAKMIMEILESIDEAVHVIDHQGFTVYYNGLAAKHDGLNIQEVLGKHLLEVFPSLTEHSSTLLRVVKTGKPIYHLPQSYKNKRGMQIDTINTTVPIFDKGEIIGAVEIAKDYSKLKLLSNKLIDLQGKVKRKNMSPNEVLGARYTLEDIITINKHFLKVLEQGMKVAKSTSTVLIYGETGTGKELFVQAIHSASPRKHAAFIAQNCGALPETLLESILFGTVKGSYTGAVDRAGLFELAHGGTLFLDEINSMPIELQTRLLRVLEDGMVRRIGSTKAFQVDVRVIVAMNKPPEECLKDKELRADLFYRLNVSSLSIPPLRERKEDIPILIKYYIDRYNQTLEKDVSNINDELMKSLTEYIWPGNVRELKHMIEHCMNMVDGHEIMFEHMPVYFQHTPKEVTHSESIKPLRQVLEETEKNLITEALKLSSGNVKKASQLLQIPRQTLQYKIQKLLKNDLV comes from the coding sequence ATGTTAATCCAAGCTAAGATGATTATGGAGATATTGGAAAGTATTGATGAAGCTGTTCATGTGATCGATCACCAAGGCTTCACGGTGTATTATAATGGATTGGCTGCAAAGCATGATGGCCTTAATATCCAGGAAGTGTTAGGGAAGCATCTTTTAGAGGTATTTCCATCACTAACAGAACATTCAAGCACACTACTCAGAGTAGTAAAGACAGGAAAACCGATTTATCATCTTCCTCAATCTTATAAAAACAAACGAGGGATGCAAATAGATACGATTAATACCACAGTTCCTATTTTTGATAAAGGAGAGATTATTGGAGCTGTAGAAATAGCTAAGGATTATTCAAAGCTTAAATTGCTTTCTAATAAACTCATAGATTTACAGGGAAAAGTTAAAAGAAAAAATATGTCTCCTAATGAAGTGTTAGGTGCAAGGTATACATTAGAAGATATCATCACAATTAATAAGCATTTTCTGAAAGTACTTGAACAAGGAATGAAGGTAGCTAAATCAACATCAACTGTCCTTATTTATGGAGAAACAGGGACCGGTAAGGAGCTATTTGTCCAAGCCATCCACTCGGCATCTCCACGAAAACATGCTGCATTTATTGCTCAAAATTGTGGAGCATTACCAGAAACACTTTTAGAAAGTATCTTATTTGGAACAGTTAAGGGTAGCTATACTGGTGCTGTCGACAGAGCTGGATTATTTGAATTAGCGCATGGTGGAACGTTATTTCTTGATGAAATCAATTCAATGCCAATTGAACTTCAAACGAGGTTATTAAGAGTTTTAGAGGACGGAATGGTACGGAGAATTGGTAGTACAAAAGCCTTTCAAGTCGATGTAAGAGTCATTGTTGCAATGAATAAGCCACCCGAGGAATGCTTAAAAGATAAAGAACTTAGAGCTGATTTGTTTTACCGGCTTAATGTATCATCTTTAAGCATTCCTCCATTACGAGAGAGAAAAGAAGATATACCAATTTTAATAAAATATTATATTGATCGGTATAATCAAACCCTTGAAAAGGATGTTTCGAATATTAACGATGAGCTGATGAAGAGTTTAACTGAATACATTTGGCCAGGTAATGTTCGAGAATTAAAGCATATGATTGAGCATTGTATGAATATGGTCGATGGTCATGAAATAATGTTTGAACATATGCCTGTTTATTTTCAGCATACCCCGAAAGAAGTAACTCATAGCGAGTCAATTAAACCGCTACGACAGGTTCTAGAAGAAACAGAAAAAAACTTAATTACTGAGGCATTGAAATTATCGAGTGGAAATGTGAAGAAAGCTTCACAATTACTACAAATTCCAAGACAGACTCTTCAATATAAAATTCAAAAGTTATTAAAAAATGATTTAGTTTAA
- a CDS encoding Ger(x)C family spore germination protein, with amino-acid sequence MKKATLIFLVFSMLSGLAGCWDSKELNEVSIVTGMAIEKGEDAKYKLSAEVINASEFAHNGGMGDAPSIVYQLEGNSISELADKLNKGFTRKLIYSHTRVIVIDEDLAREGIFGFFDFLERSGEIRNDFNILISKGVKASDVIKTTYPSKKSPSMKINSQAETFQEEWGGDPRLRLTDFIEAFMSKGRQPVATAITIQGDPKKGSSAENNKNLTPEALVVFDGMAIFKDDKLQGYLSVEDTRNFLFVKNLEQTTVTVPCSDKEEDKDKYLDLRITHSHPIRNVVYKGDTPEINITIKAEANLQGTQCKDPLTKIDTYKKFEKNLSDFIENEVEGTIKKVQEDFQVDIFGFGEDLRRSNYKKFKEVEKNWDEEFSRAKINVNAHGFLRRSGIRNDSFLTELEKEG; translated from the coding sequence ATGAAAAAAGCTACGTTAATATTTCTGGTTTTTTCAATGCTGTCGGGATTAGCTGGATGTTGGGATAGTAAAGAGTTAAATGAAGTCTCAATTGTTACAGGTATGGCGATTGAAAAGGGAGAAGACGCAAAGTATAAGTTATCAGCTGAGGTGATTAATGCTTCTGAATTTGCTCATAACGGTGGTATGGGAGATGCTCCATCCATTGTGTATCAACTAGAAGGTAACTCAATTTCTGAATTGGCAGATAAGCTTAATAAAGGTTTTACCCGAAAGTTAATCTACTCACATACTCGTGTGATTGTAATTGACGAAGATTTAGCCCGAGAAGGGATATTTGGATTCTTTGATTTTCTTGAAAGAAGTGGCGAGATTCGAAATGATTTTAATATCTTAATTTCAAAAGGTGTGAAAGCGTCTGATGTTATTAAGACAACTTATCCTTCTAAAAAGAGTCCATCAATGAAAATCAATAGTCAAGCTGAAACGTTCCAAGAAGAATGGGGGGGAGATCCGCGGTTAAGATTGACTGATTTTATCGAGGCGTTTATGTCAAAAGGGAGACAACCTGTTGCTACAGCAATCACTATTCAAGGTGATCCCAAAAAAGGGAGCAGTGCAGAAAATAATAAAAACCTAACCCCTGAAGCACTGGTTGTTTTTGATGGCATGGCAATTTTTAAAGATGATAAACTGCAAGGTTATTTATCCGTTGAAGATACAAGAAATTTCCTCTTTGTAAAAAATTTAGAGCAAACAACCGTAACAGTCCCTTGTTCAGACAAAGAAGAAGATAAAGATAAATATCTCGATTTAAGAATTACCCACTCACATCCTATTAGAAACGTTGTTTATAAAGGAGATACCCCAGAAATAAACATAACAATTAAGGCCGAAGCGAACCTTCAAGGGACGCAATGCAAAGATCCTTTAACTAAAATTGACACTTATAAGAAGTTTGAAAAAAACTTATCAGATTTTATTGAGAATGAAGTAGAAGGAACTATTAAGAAAGTGCAAGAAGATTTTCAAGTTGACATATTTGGATTTGGTGAAGACTTGCGTCGAAGCAATTATAAAAAGTTTAAAGAAGTTGAAAAAAATTGGGATGAAGAGTTTTCAAGGGCAAAAATAAATGTAAATGCACATGGATTTTTAAGAAGGTCTGGCATAAGAAATGACAGCTTTTTAACGGAACTTGAAAAGGAGGGTTAA
- a CDS encoding spore germination protein yields the protein MDNMNSFFKRRKNKQRDKTTSDEIVSDGDKKKISTDLDENKKFLQNEFGQSLDFKLEDVTVGNKKGFVCYLDTMIAKNKLTEQVYQPIEEMNNDENINLTNDTIEKYRKDFFPGITFHYSKEKNELVWSILSGYTALVIDGVTTSLALEVINEDRRAIEEPSTQTIIRGPKEGFTELLNTNISLIRRRLKNQNLRFENFVIGKDTRTSVALGYVDGIINKDILSELKNRLNKIDASLILDSGNIEEYIVDKTYTPFPLTYSTERPDAITSQLVEGKAILIVDGSPFVLSVPTVFTDFFQASEDHYMPFFMGTFLRMLRYISFMVALVLPSLYVAITTFHHELLPTELLISVQAQREGVPFPAVVEIFMMELTFEVLREAGIRMPRAVGQTVSIVGALVLGQAAVEAGLVSNVLVIIVAFTAIASFVSPVFNFSIATRLLRFVLILLAAFLGLYGVLLGLVLMVIHLTSLRSFGIPYLTPVAPLLVEDQMDVFLRLPIWANKRRPTYLKQEAPVKKKNSTNPSPPKPNKGDEK from the coding sequence ATGGATAATATGAACTCCTTTTTTAAAAGAAGAAAAAATAAACAAAGAGATAAAACAACGAGTGATGAAATTGTCTCGGATGGAGATAAAAAGAAAATTTCAACAGACCTTGATGAAAATAAAAAATTCTTACAAAATGAATTTGGTCAATCATTAGACTTTAAACTCGAGGATGTTACTGTTGGAAACAAAAAAGGGTTTGTTTGTTATTTAGATACGATGATAGCAAAAAACAAGCTAACCGAACAGGTTTACCAACCAATTGAGGAAATGAATAATGACGAAAACATCAACCTAACTAATGATACAATTGAAAAATATCGTAAAGACTTTTTTCCCGGCATTACATTTCATTATAGTAAAGAGAAAAATGAATTAGTATGGAGTATACTTTCAGGCTATACAGCTTTAGTAATTGATGGTGTAACAACTTCGTTGGCATTAGAAGTGATTAATGAGGACAGGAGAGCAATTGAGGAACCATCTACTCAAACAATAATTAGAGGACCTAAAGAGGGATTTACTGAGCTTTTAAATACTAACATCAGTCTTATTAGAAGAAGATTAAAAAACCAAAATCTGCGTTTTGAGAACTTTGTAATTGGAAAAGATACTCGAACTTCTGTTGCATTAGGGTATGTGGATGGCATTATAAATAAAGATATATTGAGTGAATTGAAGAATAGATTAAACAAAATCGATGCATCATTAATCTTAGATTCAGGAAATATTGAGGAGTATATTGTTGATAAAACGTATACTCCTTTTCCACTAACCTACAGTACAGAAAGACCGGATGCCATCACTTCTCAGCTTGTAGAGGGAAAGGCTATTCTTATTGTTGATGGTAGCCCGTTCGTACTATCTGTCCCAACAGTATTCACTGATTTTTTTCAGGCAAGCGAAGATCACTATATGCCGTTTTTTATGGGAACTTTTTTAAGAATGCTTCGCTATATTTCATTTATGGTAGCTCTTGTACTTCCTTCTTTATATGTTGCAATTACGACTTTTCATCATGAATTATTACCAACTGAATTGCTTATCAGTGTACAAGCGCAAAGAGAAGGAGTACCATTTCCGGCTGTTGTCGAGATTTTTATGATGGAATTAACCTTTGAAGTATTGCGAGAAGCTGGGATTAGGATGCCTAGAGCAGTAGGTCAAACTGTTTCAATTGTTGGTGCTCTAGTATTAGGACAAGCCGCCGTTGAAGCGGGATTAGTTTCTAATGTATTAGTAATTATCGTTGCTTTTACAGCCATTGCAAGTTTTGTTTCTCCAGTTTTTAATTTCTCAATCGCAACTAGATTATTAAGGTTTGTCCTCATTTTATTGGCTGCCTTTTTAGGCCTTTATGGTGTGTTATTGGGTCTTGTACTAATGGTTATCCATTTAACAAGTTTACGTTCATTTGGAATTCCATATTTAACACCCGTTGCTCCATTATTAGTTGAAGACCAAATGGATGTGTTTCTTCGTTTACCAATTTGGGCGAATAAAAGAAGACCTACGTATTTAAAACAAGAAGCGCCAGTTAAGAAAAAAAATTCAACCAATCCTTCTCCACCCAAACCGAATAAAGGTGATGAAAAATGA
- the kamA gene encoding lysine 2,3-aminomutase, translating to MKYDLYKPTRQWQNIDLWKNVTEDQWNDWLWQLTNTIRTIEDLRKVINLTEEEEEGVKISTKTIPLNITPYYASLMNPDDSRCPIRMQSVPISKEIYKTKYDLEDPLHEDEDSPVPGLTHRYPDRVLFLVTNQCSMYCRYCTRRRFSGQIGMGVPKKQLDAAIQYIKSTPEVRDVLLSGGDGLLINDHILEYILKNLREIPHVEIIRIGTRAPVVFPQRITENLCNMLKKYHPIWLNTHFNTSIEMTEESKRACEMLADAGVPVGNQSVILAGINDSVSIMKKLMHDLVKIRVRPYYIYQCDLSEGIGHFRAPVSKGLEIIEGLRGHTSGYAVPTFVVDSPGGGGKISLQPNYLISQSADKVVLRNFEGVITSYPEPQNYVAGTADDYFKGVYPDYEKYKSNVGIAGVLNDQKFNLVPEDLQRLDRREKYQEDPTHSSLKDKRDKRDEMKEKKFKVEQKKYSERPTVNE from the coding sequence ATGAAGTACGATTTATATAAACCAACAAGACAATGGCAAAATATAGACCTATGGAAAAATGTCACTGAAGATCAATGGAATGACTGGTTGTGGCAATTAACAAATACAATTCGCACGATAGAAGATTTACGGAAGGTTATTAATCTTACAGAAGAAGAGGAGGAAGGAGTAAAAATATCAACGAAAACCATACCACTTAATATTACACCATATTATGCTTCTTTAATGAATCCTGATGATTCTAGATGTCCAATCAGAATGCAATCAGTGCCAATTTCTAAAGAAATTTATAAAACGAAATATGATTTAGAGGATCCTCTTCATGAGGATGAAGATTCGCCGGTCCCTGGTTTAACCCATCGTTATCCGGATAGAGTATTATTTCTTGTTACTAATCAGTGCTCGATGTATTGCAGATATTGTACGAGAAGAAGATTTTCAGGACAAATTGGCATGGGTGTCCCAAAGAAACAACTTGACGCAGCGATCCAATATATTAAGAGTACGCCAGAAGTTCGAGATGTTTTATTATCTGGTGGTGATGGCTTGTTAATTAATGATCATATATTAGAGTATATTTTAAAAAATCTTCGTGAAATTCCACATGTAGAAATCATTCGAATTGGAACAAGAGCTCCAGTGGTGTTTCCACAAAGAATCACAGAAAACTTATGCAATATGTTAAAAAAATACCATCCAATTTGGTTAAATACCCATTTTAATACCTCTATCGAAATGACAGAAGAGTCCAAAAGAGCGTGTGAAATGTTAGCGGATGCCGGGGTTCCAGTAGGAAATCAATCAGTGATTTTAGCTGGAATCAATGACAGCGTTTCAATTATGAAGAAATTAATGCATGACTTGGTGAAAATTAGAGTGCGCCCATATTATATTTATCAGTGTGATTTATCTGAAGGAATTGGTCATTTTCGCGCGCCAGTATCAAAAGGACTAGAAATTATTGAAGGGTTAAGAGGTCATACGTCTGGGTATGCAGTGCCGACTTTTGTGGTCGATAGTCCTGGAGGTGGGGGGAAGATTTCTTTACAGCCAAACTACTTGATTTCACAAAGTGCGGATAAAGTGGTGTTGAGGAATTTTGAAGGAGTGATTACTTCTTATCCGGAACCTCAGAATTATGTGGCAGGTACAGCTGATGACTATTTTAAAGGGGTCTATCCTGATTATGAAAAATATAAATCTAATGTAGGGATTGCCGGGGTTTTGAACGACCAGAAGTTTAATCTGGTACCTGAAGATCTCCAACGTCTTGATCGAAGAGAAAAATATCAGGAGGATCCGACCCATTCCTCCCTAAAAGATAAACGAGATAAACGTGACGAAATGAAGGAGAAGAAATTTAAGGTAGAACAGAAGAAATACTCAGAAAGGCCGACTGTAAATGAGTAA
- a CDS encoding beta-ketoacyl-ACP synthase III: MGVGIIGVGAYVPENIVTNKDLEDMVDTNDEWIRTRTGIEERRIASEDMDTSHMAIIAAKNALADAKLEAEDIELILVATATPDNVFPTVACMVQEALSLTNIPAMDISAACAGFVYGLVTAYQYIETNTYKNILVIGSEKFSKIIDWSDKNTCVLFGDGAGAVVISNVTGDKGILSFELGADGSGGKHLLVDNETDFITMNGKEVFKFAVRQLPQSCINVIEKAGLTKEDINFLIPHQANIRIIDAARERLGLKQDKVSTTVRKHGNTSAASIPLALYEELENGKIFDGDIIVIVGFGGGLTWGSLVIKWGK, from the coding sequence ATGGGTGTTGGTATCATAGGTGTAGGAGCTTATGTTCCAGAAAATATCGTGACGAATAAAGATTTAGAAGATATGGTAGATACTAATGATGAATGGATACGAACTAGAACGGGTATAGAAGAAAGGCGCATTGCAAGCGAGGATATGGATACATCCCATATGGCGATTATTGCAGCAAAAAATGCACTAGCAGATGCAAAACTAGAAGCAGAAGATATAGAACTAATATTAGTGGCAACGGCAACACCGGATAACGTTTTTCCAACAGTTGCTTGTATGGTGCAAGAGGCGCTCAGTTTAACAAATATCCCAGCAATGGACATAAGTGCTGCGTGTGCAGGGTTCGTATACGGGTTAGTGACAGCTTATCAATATATAGAAACCAATACATATAAGAATATATTGGTTATTGGAAGTGAGAAATTCTCAAAAATTATCGATTGGTCAGATAAAAATACGTGTGTCTTATTTGGTGATGGGGCTGGTGCAGTCGTTATAAGTAATGTCACAGGTGATAAGGGAATTTTATCATTTGAACTAGGGGCAGATGGTTCAGGAGGAAAGCATTTATTGGTTGATAATGAAACAGACTTTATTACGATGAACGGGAAAGAGGTTTTTAAGTTTGCCGTCCGTCAATTGCCACAATCCTGTATCAATGTAATTGAAAAAGCAGGGCTTACAAAAGAAGATATTAATTTTCTCATTCCTCATCAAGCCAACATTCGCATTATTGATGCAGCGAGAGAAAGATTGGGTCTTAAACAAGACAAAGTTTCTACGACTGTAAGGAAGCATGGGAATACATCTGCCGCATCGATTCCACTTGCTCTGTATGAAGAACTAGAAAATGGAAAGATATTTGATGGTGATATCATCGTAATAGTTGGGTTTGGTGGCGGTCTAACTTGGGGCTCTTTAGTGATTAAATGGGGTAAATAA
- a CDS encoding peptidase → MMDYKSSIHNSIKNNRLKGINLLKKLVLEESTQGKETSAQAIIIEKCRELSLKIDIWEPGGNQLFNHSAFVSPRSNFAGSPNVVAVLQGTGGGRSMILNGHIDVVPEGNPDQWKEDPYSGLIKDGKLFGRGSTDMKGGNVALLLAIEAIIQTGIKLKGDVIFQSVIEEESGGAGTLAAILRGYQADGAIIPEPTNMRIFPKQQGSLWFRLFVQGRSAHGGTRYEGVSALEKSMIVIKAILDLEKERNENITDPLYHGIPIPVPINIGTIKGGSWPSSVPDSIVMEGRMGVIPEETVEQAKNMFETALGQIGEEDNWFEEHPIVVEWWGARWIPGMIAENHELLTSLKTAYNQVLNKEPVIEASPWGTDAGLLTRVGNIPSVVFGPGTTEVAHFPNEYIELERMFDCAEIIALTLIDWCGVSD, encoded by the coding sequence GTACTCAAGGAAAAGAAACCTCAGCTCAAGCAATCATTATCGAAAAATGCAGAGAATTATCCCTTAAAATTGACATTTGGGAACCAGGCGGGAATCAACTTTTTAATCATTCTGCATTTGTATCTCCAAGAAGCAATTTTGCAGGAAGCCCGAATGTTGTGGCAGTCTTACAGGGAACAGGCGGTGGGCGGTCAATGATATTGAATGGGCATATCGATGTTGTCCCAGAAGGAAATCCTGATCAGTGGAAGGAAGATCCCTATTCAGGGTTGATAAAGGATGGGAAATTATTTGGAAGAGGTTCAACTGATATGAAAGGCGGTAATGTGGCTCTCCTTCTCGCGATAGAAGCGATTATACAAACAGGAATAAAGCTAAAAGGAGATGTGATCTTTCAAAGTGTGATTGAGGAGGAAAGTGGGGGAGCAGGAACCTTGGCTGCAATATTAAGGGGTTATCAAGCAGATGGTGCGATTATCCCTGAACCGACAAATATGAGAATTTTTCCGAAACAACAGGGTTCTCTATGGTTTCGACTTTTTGTTCAAGGACGTTCAGCCCATGGTGGTACAAGATACGAAGGAGTAAGTGCTCTTGAGAAATCAATGATTGTTATAAAAGCAATCCTAGATTTAGAAAAAGAAAGAAACGAAAATATCACTGATCCACTATACCATGGTATTCCAATCCCAGTTCCAATTAATATAGGAACAATAAAAGGGGGTTCCTGGCCATCTTCTGTTCCTGATTCGATTGTTATGGAGGGGAGAATGGGTGTGATTCCTGAAGAAACAGTGGAACAAGCAAAGAATATGTTTGAGACTGCCCTAGGGCAAATTGGAGAAGAGGACAACTGGTTTGAGGAACATCCCATTGTTGTAGAATGGTGGGGGGCGAGGTGGATACCAGGAATGATAGCAGAAAACCACGAGTTATTAACAAGCTTAAAAACAGCTTACAATCAAGTGTTAAATAAGGAACCTGTCATAGAAGCTTCTCCGTGGGGAACAGATGCAGGGTTATTGACACGGGTTGGGAATATACCTTCTGTTGTGTTTGGCCCTGGTACCACTGAAGTGGCCCATTTTCCAAATGAGTATATTGAATTAGAGCGTATGTTTGACTGTGCAGAAATCATCGCTCTTACATTAATTGATTGGTGTGGAGTATCTGATTGA
- a CDS encoding IS3 family transposase, with translation MEPNNYGFFEELSKEINDYIHFYNHNRYQKRLNGLSPFEYRAKAV, from the coding sequence ATAGAGCCTAATAATTATGGATTTTTTGAAGAATTATCTAAAGAAATAAACGACTATATTCATTTCTATAATCATAACCGATATCAAAAAAGACTAAACGGCCTAAGCCCTTTCGAATACAGGGCTAAAGCCGTTTAG
- a CDS encoding GerAB/ArcD/ProY family transporter has protein sequence MIPKLTEKISLWQLFILIYVFEIGSSVVVDIGSDAKQDAWIAILLATGIGAVTIVFYHYLLNKKEGKNLFELFEFCFGKYISKVFTFGYIIYFFYIASRVMRDFGELLVSSIFEKTPIEFISITITLVIIYLLYLGIEVLGRTSEIFLPYVFFFLIMVGLFILFSGEIQFENLQPVLAEGIGPVIKAVFPQLMTFPFGEVVAFMTIIPYVSSFKHAKKVSVVAILFSGLMLTYTTIVLITTLGAEMKARATFPLLSAAREISLLKFIERVDLIVVFVVMFGIIVKVSVYFFAGLKGLEHLFSIPYRAFIFPMGTIIAFISIAISHNFAEHIEEGLVFVPYYLHLPFQYFIPLLLLPFLLWKTRQKNKKVNK, from the coding sequence ATGATACCTAAGTTAACCGAAAAAATATCACTATGGCAGCTGTTTATTTTAATTTATGTTTTTGAAATAGGAAGTTCTGTTGTTGTTGATATCGGAAGTGATGCAAAACAAGATGCTTGGATTGCTATTTTATTAGCTACTGGTATAGGCGCAGTCACTATTGTTTTTTATCATTACCTATTAAATAAAAAAGAGGGGAAAAACCTTTTTGAGCTCTTTGAATTTTGTTTTGGTAAGTATATAAGTAAAGTGTTTACCTTCGGATATATTATTTATTTTTTTTATATCGCCTCTAGAGTTATGAGAGATTTTGGAGAATTACTTGTATCATCTATCTTTGAGAAAACACCTATCGAATTTATTTCTATTACAATTACACTCGTCATTATATATCTTTTATATCTTGGAATTGAAGTTCTGGGTAGAACTTCTGAAATCTTCTTACCTTATGTTTTTTTCTTTTTAATCATGGTTGGTTTATTTATTTTATTTTCAGGTGAAATTCAATTTGAAAATTTACAACCCGTTCTTGCTGAGGGAATTGGTCCAGTGATAAAAGCAGTATTTCCACAGCTGATGACATTTCCTTTTGGAGAGGTTGTTGCATTTATGACGATTATTCCGTATGTTTCTTCCTTTAAACATGCCAAAAAGGTAAGTGTTGTTGCAATTTTATTTTCTGGACTGATGTTAACATACACAACTATTGTTTTAATAACAACTCTTGGAGCTGAAATGAAGGCACGAGCTACTTTTCCGCTTTTATCAGCAGCAAGGGAGATTTCACTATTAAAATTTATTGAACGTGTTGATTTAATTGTTGTGTTCGTTGTGATGTTTGGAATTATTGTGAAGGTCAGTGTTTATTTTTTTGCTGGCTTAAAGGGCTTGGAACATCTCTTTTCAATTCCCTATCGAGCCTTTATCTTTCCAATGGGCACAATCATTGCATTTATTTCGATTGCGATTTCACATAATTTTGCTGAACATATTGAAGAAGGTCTGGTATTTGTACCATATTACCTTCATCTTCCGTTTCAATATTTTATTCCGCTCTTACTTTTACCTTTCCTATTATGGAAGACGAGACAGAAAAATAAGAAGGTGAATAAATAA
- a CDS encoding YokU family protein → MSKEVTCEWCGAEATTGSGTVYWELPDGSRAVEITEAPAVICSECGMVYQTDNVTKEIEDQLFLVDTKKIGSSIGFMELMELPRLLKRNYFDFSS, encoded by the coding sequence ATGAGTAAGGAAGTGACTTGTGAGTGGTGTGGCGCAGAGGCGACAACTGGTAGCGGGACTGTTTATTGGGAGTTGCCGGATGGGTCAAGGGCGGTTGAGATTACGGAGGCACCTGCGGTTATCTGTTCGGAATGTGGAATGGTATACCAAACGGATAATGTGACGAAGGAGATAGAGGATCAGTTGTTTTTGGTGGATACGAAGAAGATTGGTAGTTCGATAGGGTTTATGGAATTGATGGAATTGCCAAGATTGTTGAAGAGGAATTATTTTGATTTTTCTTCGTAA
- the ablB gene encoding putative beta-lysine N-acetyltransferase → MVDRFYENKIYKLSNGTLNVTLDYFNKRLRIDEYLGDIQQLNLKVDEILKLNTFEKIIWYIRKDHVERFISKGYTLEAIITQYFNGSEAYIVTKYMTEQRRNSQHWVKEDHIISDIANTTNFKTPLKLSPEFTIHRASEHDAEKLSHLYKDVFEIYPTPLNSKTYIKKIIRENSIFYYIKKEDEIVSAASADVNYQYNNAELTDCATLPSYRKHGFMKILLQKLEKELIKQSIFYPYSIARSLSYGMNSCFYQLGYKYSGRLVNNCYIFDKLEDMNVWVKDLTPSAENSAGDA, encoded by the coding sequence TTGGTTGATCGATTTTACGAAAACAAAATATATAAGTTATCAAATGGGACTCTTAATGTTACTTTAGATTATTTTAATAAGCGATTAAGAATTGATGAGTACCTTGGAGATATTCAACAGCTTAATTTGAAGGTCGATGAAATACTTAAGCTAAATACCTTCGAAAAGATAATTTGGTATATAAGAAAGGATCATGTAGAGCGTTTTATATCCAAAGGTTATACACTTGAAGCCATCATAACTCAATACTTTAATGGAAGTGAGGCTTATATTGTTACAAAATATATGACTGAACAAAGAAGAAACAGTCAACATTGGGTTAAAGAAGATCATATAATATCGGATATTGCAAATACAACAAACTTCAAGACTCCCTTAAAACTATCTCCTGAATTTACAATTCACCGCGCTTCAGAGCATGATGCCGAAAAATTGTCACATTTGTATAAAGATGTTTTTGAAATTTATCCAACTCCATTAAATTCTAAAACCTATATTAAAAAAATAATCAGGGAGAATTCTATATTTTACTATATAAAAAAGGAAGATGAAATTGTAAGCGCTGCTTCTGCTGATGTTAATTACCAATACAACAATGCTGAATTAACCGACTGCGCCACACTACCATCTTATAGAAAGCATGGGTTTATGAAAATCCTATTACAAAAATTAGAGAAAGAGTTAATCAAACAATCCATTTTCTACCCCTACTCTATAGCAAGATCTCTTTCTTATGGAATGAACTCATGTTTTTACCAACTAGGTTATAAATACTCAGGTAGACTTGTGAATAACTGTTATATTTTCGATAAGCTAGAGGATATGAATGTTTGGGTAAAGGATTTAACTCCTTCTGCCGAGAATTCGGCAGGAGATGCTTGA